One window of the Romeriopsis navalis LEGE 11480 genome contains the following:
- a CDS encoding peptidylprolyl isomerase: MSSATILPPQSATAHNTPNPSPQTGSSNIDLSSVAMLSVNGETVSLDQILRYYQLSGKLMPWLREVIEQHVIFQGIQNQSGIDVSLGEVEQRILDFRIAQNLQDSTPFQTWLEQQNLNFELFQMRVLLDIKLTKFKSVITAPKLEPFFQTQKSLLDEVEVTLVAIANEEFAHQVKQKIDQNETSFDQIVQEYAIADPLKVSVMKSGIRLGQLPESVRPQMQAAQVGDVVGPLTIENRWCIFRVEQLMPAKLEGQLKQTLETQLFQQWVGESVQKLSVEFTPSVINA; the protein is encoded by the coding sequence ATGAGTTCAGCAACAATTCTCCCCCCCCAGTCTGCTACCGCTCACAACACGCCAAACCCATCGCCCCAAACCGGTTCATCCAATATCGATTTATCCTCGGTAGCAATGCTTTCCGTGAATGGCGAGACGGTTTCGCTCGATCAAATCCTGCGCTACTACCAACTCTCTGGCAAACTAATGCCGTGGCTGCGCGAAGTGATCGAACAACATGTGATCTTCCAAGGTATCCAAAACCAATCCGGGATTGACGTCAGCCTCGGGGAAGTCGAGCAGCGAATTTTGGATTTTCGCATCGCGCAAAACCTTCAAGACAGCACACCATTTCAGACTTGGTTAGAACAGCAAAATCTCAACTTTGAGCTGTTCCAAATGCGCGTCTTGCTCGATATCAAGCTCACGAAATTCAAATCCGTCATTACGGCCCCCAAACTCGAACCGTTTTTCCAAACCCAAAAAAGTTTGCTCGATGAAGTTGAAGTCACTTTAGTGGCGATCGCGAACGAAGAATTCGCGCACCAAGTGAAGCAAAAAATCGATCAAAATGAAACGAGTTTTGACCAAATCGTCCAAGAATATGCCATTGCTGACCCGCTCAAGGTCAGCGTCATGAAAAGTGGGATTCGCCTGGGCCAACTACCCGAGTCGGTACGGCCACAAATGCAAGCCGCCCAAGTTGGTGATGTGGTTGGTCCACTGACGATCGAGAACCGCTGGTGTATCTTCCGTGTTGAACAGTTGATGCCAGCCAAATTAGAAGGCCAACTCAAACAAACGCTTGAAACACAACTGTTCCAACAGTGGGTCGGCGAATCCGTCCAGAAACTCTCCGTTGAATTCACGCCTTCCGTGATCAACGCATAG